A genomic region of Chloroflexota bacterium contains the following coding sequences:
- a CDS encoding thioesterase family protein encodes MPKELRTGLRGEATLVVSAQDTAQAVGSGTVDVLGTPVLIALMERAAVASLAPVLPADQTSVGTEIHVRHIAPTPPGMRVTAQATLIEIDGRRLRFRVTAQDEVETIAEGEHTRVLVNVERFLDRVQAKQGR; translated from the coding sequence ATGCCCAAAGAGCTACGGACAGGCCTGCGGGGAGAAGCAACCCTGGTCGTCAGTGCGCAGGACACAGCCCAGGCGGTGGGCAGCGGAACAGTCGACGTACTAGGCACGCCCGTGTTGATCGCGCTGATGGAGCGCGCAGCCGTAGCCTCCCTGGCCCCCGTCCTGCCAGCGGATCAGACCTCCGTGGGCACCGAGATCCACGTGCGCCATATCGCCCCCACGCCGCCCGGCATGCGGGTGACGGCCCAGGCGACGCTCATCGAGATCGATGGGCGCCGGCTGCGGTTCCGCGTCACAGCCCAGGACGAGGTGGAGACCATCGCCGAGGGGGAACACACCCGTGTGCTCGTGAACGTTGAGCGCTTCCTCGACCGCGTACAGGCGAAACAGGGGCGCTGA
- a CDS encoding Crp/Fnr family transcriptional regulator, which yields MTQSTTLRRVLAQLPEEDPAFGRAITIKHFKRGETVATPQELESHLFVLMSGKARLVRVTREGRRLVLAVLESGAVFGEGALLNAHTPGTFAEAQDNCAVWVIPAAEARAMANRYPILGWGLLQTFGSRLAQVESRLEDVAYKKLPERLAALLLELANYQETTITGTSHQSLADTLGTYRETVSSILRDFKRQGLVELGYRRITILDAVGLAEIAGIST from the coding sequence ATGACCCAATCAACGACGCTGCGACGCGTGCTAGCACAGTTACCCGAAGAAGATCCCGCCTTCGGGCGTGCGATAACGATCAAGCACTTTAAGCGTGGCGAGACGGTAGCCACGCCACAGGAGCTGGAGAGCCATCTGTTCGTCTTGATGAGCGGCAAAGCCCGCCTGGTGCGCGTGACGAGAGAGGGTCGGAGGCTGGTCTTGGCCGTCCTGGAATCGGGAGCGGTCTTCGGAGAGGGAGCGCTGCTGAACGCACATACTCCGGGCACCTTCGCCGAGGCGCAGGACAACTGCGCGGTGTGGGTGATCCCGGCCGCCGAGGCGCGGGCGATGGCCAATCGATATCCGATCCTGGGATGGGGATTGCTCCAGACCTTCGGCAGCCGCCTGGCTCAGGTGGAGTCCCGTCTGGAAGACGTGGCCTACAAGAAGCTGCCTGAGCGGCTGGCGGCGCTATTGCTGGAGCTGGCGAATTATCAGGAGACCACCATCACGGGCACTAGCCACCAATCGCTGGCGGACACGCTGGGGACTTATCGGGAGACGGTCAGCTCGATCCTACGGGATTTCAAACGCCAGGGGCTGGTGGAGTTGGGCTATCGCCGGATCACGATCCTGGACGCGGTCGGATTGGCGGAGATCGCCGGGATCTCCACGTAA
- a CDS encoding NAD-dependent epimerase/dehydratase family protein, with translation MHILVLGATGFIGSHIARAAVERGHTVRAFSRPSSDPMALEGLDVDRAFGDIESVDSLIAAMEGCQAVVHAAGYYPATATPRAVHCDRARRQIQNVLQAAREAGVRRLVYTSSISTIGPIPPGRLGTEADHYWPGQMHHPYWDCKWIQEQAVLSAPDLEAIALIPSAVFGPGDVKPTTGTLLLAIDRIGARVAVNGRVNVVDVRDVAHAHVVALTRGRPGERYLIGGHNITVPEALRAAAHALGCPGPMITLPAFIFRWPSLLLDIYLTRRGGGPTAAAYFLEALGAHQWIDATKAVRELNLHPRPLKHTFADAVSWFREHGYFDRPLGQLMKLS, from the coding sequence GTGCACATCCTCGTCCTGGGCGCCACAGGCTTCATCGGCAGTCACATCGCTCGCGCGGCCGTAGAGCGCGGCCACACCGTCCGCGCCTTCAGCCGCCCATCTAGCGATCCGATGGCCTTAGAGGGCCTGGACGTCGACCGCGCCTTCGGTGACATCGAGTCGGTGGACTCCCTCATCGCCGCGATGGAGGGATGCCAGGCCGTCGTCCATGCGGCGGGCTACTACCCTGCCACGGCGACCCCGCGCGCGGTGCACTGCGATCGAGCCCGCCGCCAGATCCAGAACGTACTCCAGGCGGCGCGAGAGGCGGGCGTTCGACGGCTCGTATACACCAGCTCCATCAGCACCATCGGCCCGATCCCGCCGGGGCGGCTGGGCACGGAGGCGGATCACTATTGGCCCGGGCAAATGCACCATCCCTATTGGGATTGCAAATGGATCCAGGAGCAAGCCGTGCTATCCGCTCCGGACCTGGAGGCCATCGCGCTGATCCCCAGCGCCGTCTTTGGGCCAGGCGATGTGAAACCGACCACCGGTACCCTGTTGCTGGCCATAGATCGGATAGGCGCACGAGTGGCGGTCAATGGCCGGGTGAACGTGGTGGATGTGCGCGATGTCGCGCACGCGCACGTCGTCGCGCTGACGCGCGGACGGCCCGGCGAGCGATATCTCATCGGTGGACACAACATCACGGTTCCGGAAGCGCTCAGAGCGGCTGCCCACGCCCTGGGATGTCCCGGCCCCATGATCACGCTGCCCGCCTTCATCTTCCGCTGGCCATCCCTCCTGTTGGACATATACCTGACCCGGCGAGGAGGGGGGCCGACGGCGGCGGCCTACTTTCTGGAAGCCCTGGGGGCTCATCAATGGATCGACGCGACCAAGGCCGTACGGGAGCTGAACCTGCATCCTCGTCCCCTGAAGCACACCTTCGCCGACGCGGTCTCCTGGTTCCGCGAGCACGGATATTTCGATCGCCCCCTGGGCCAATTGATGAAGCTAAGCTAG
- a CDS encoding NAD-dependent epimerase/dehydratase family protein: MRVLVTGATGFVGANLVAELTARGYTVRILRRATSRLDALEGLPYEEVVGDILDEDSLRRAMQDCTWVFHAAGAADYWRSQPDRIYRVNVTGTRCVMAAALATQVQRVVHTSSVAALGAPPDGRIGDESMSFNLRPEEFRYGHSKYLAEQEVLAAVKRGLPAVIVNPTVILGPRDVHLISGSLIREVYRRWIPFALPGGLNLVDVAAVAAGHIAAAERGRVGERYILGGVNLTHMELLRMTAQVVGQRPPIGVLPRACVPALAAVFEWAQRIWPRPLPISAEQVRLSTRYFFFSSRKAEAELGLPPTDPVKVIRETFLWYRDHGYL; this comes from the coding sequence ATGCGCGTGTTGGTGACAGGCGCGACCGGATTCGTAGGGGCCAATCTGGTCGCCGAATTGACGGCGCGGGGATACACGGTGCGCATCCTGCGGCGTGCCACCTCGCGTCTGGACGCCCTGGAGGGCCTCCCTTACGAAGAGGTCGTCGGGGATATCCTGGATGAGGACTCCCTGCGCAGGGCGATGCAGGATTGCACGTGGGTGTTCCACGCGGCCGGCGCCGCCGACTACTGGCGATCTCAACCGGATCGGATCTATCGGGTGAACGTCACCGGCACGCGATGTGTGATGGCCGCCGCGCTGGCGACTCAAGTCCAGCGGGTGGTACACACCTCCTCCGTCGCCGCGCTGGGGGCGCCCCCGGACGGCCGCATCGGCGACGAGTCGATGTCGTTCAATCTGAGGCCGGAGGAGTTTCGCTACGGCCACAGCAAATACCTGGCCGAGCAGGAAGTGCTGGCGGCGGTAAAGCGCGGCTTGCCTGCTGTGATCGTGAATCCCACCGTGATCCTTGGCCCGCGGGACGTTCATCTCATCTCCGGATCCCTCATCCGGGAGGTGTACCGACGGTGGATCCCCTTCGCGTTACCCGGCGGGCTCAACCTCGTGGATGTAGCGGCCGTGGCGGCCGGTCACATCGCCGCGGCGGAACGAGGCCGCGTGGGAGAGCGATACATCCTGGGCGGGGTGAACCTCACCCACATGGAGCTGCTCCGAATGACAGCCCAGGTCGTGGGCCAGCGCCCCCCCATCGGGGTCCTCCCGCGCGCGTGCGTCCCGGCCCTGGCGGCCGTGTTCGAATGGGCGCAGCGGATATGGCCTCGCCCGCTTCCCATCAGCGCAGAACAGGTTCGCCTGTCCACCCGCTACTTCTTCTTCAGTAGCCGCAAAGCGGAGGCCGAACTCGGCCTCCCGCCGACGGACCCTGTGAAGGTGATCCGGGAGACGTTCCTCTGGTATCGCGATCACGGCTACCTGTAG
- a CDS encoding TrpB-like pyridoxal phosphate-dependent enzyme, whose amino-acid sequence MGQTKFILSEQELPTQWYNIIADLPFPPPPVLHPVTKQPAGPDDLAPLFPMALIQQEVSAERYIDIPEEIQEVYKLWRPTPLIRARRLEQALDTPAHIYYKYEGVSPPGSHKPNTAVAQAYYNKKEGTTRITTETGAGQWGSALSMACRFFDIECKVYMVKVSYHQKPYRRVLMETWGATVVPSPSDQTQAGRQILEQDPDSPGSLGIAISEAVEEAATREDTKYSLGSVLNHVLMHQTIIGLETLKQMEMAGEYPDVVIGCVGGGSNFAGIAFPFVRENLVNGKKTRIVAVEPTACPSLTRGIYAYDYGDTARMTPLVKMHTLGHDFVPAGIHAGGLRYHGMAPLVSLLYANNLIEARAYGQVSCFEAALQFARAEGIVPAPETSHAVRAAIDEALAAREAGEPRVIVFNFSGHGHFDLSAYDAYLRGELVDYEYPVERVREALEHLPKVE is encoded by the coding sequence ATGGGACAGACGAAGTTCATCCTGTCAGAGCAAGAGCTGCCGACGCAATGGTACAACATCATAGCCGATCTGCCGTTTCCGCCGCCACCGGTGCTGCACCCCGTGACCAAGCAGCCGGCCGGGCCGGACGATCTGGCGCCGCTTTTCCCCATGGCGCTGATTCAGCAGGAGGTGAGCGCGGAGCGGTACATCGATATCCCCGAGGAGATCCAGGAGGTATACAAGCTCTGGCGCCCGACCCCGCTCATCCGCGCCCGGCGTCTTGAGCAGGCTCTGGACACCCCCGCACACATTTACTACAAGTATGAGGGCGTCTCCCCACCGGGCAGCCACAAACCCAACACGGCTGTGGCGCAGGCGTATTACAACAAGAAGGAGGGGACCACACGCATCACTACGGAGACGGGTGCCGGCCAGTGGGGAAGCGCTCTCTCCATGGCTTGTCGGTTCTTCGATATCGAGTGCAAGGTGTACATGGTAAAGGTGAGCTATCACCAGAAGCCGTATCGCCGTGTGCTGATGGAGACCTGGGGCGCTACGGTGGTTCCCAGCCCGAGCGACCAGACGCAGGCGGGGCGCCAGATCCTGGAGCAGGACCCGGATTCGCCGGGCTCCCTGGGGATCGCCATCTCCGAGGCGGTGGAGGAGGCAGCCACCCGTGAGGACACCAAGTACAGCCTGGGCTCGGTGCTCAACCACGTGCTGATGCATCAGACCATCATCGGGCTGGAGACGCTCAAGCAGATGGAGATGGCGGGCGAGTATCCCGATGTCGTGATCGGATGCGTGGGCGGCGGATCCAACTTCGCTGGCATCGCCTTCCCCTTCGTCCGAGAGAATCTGGTCAACGGGAAGAAGACGCGCATCGTCGCGGTGGAGCCGACGGCCTGCCCCTCGTTGACGCGAGGCATTTACGCGTACGATTACGGCGACACGGCCCGCATGACGCCGCTGGTGAAGATGCACACCCTGGGGCACGACTTCGTCCCGGCGGGCATCCATGCTGGCGGCTTGCGGTATCACGGAATGGCTCCGCTGGTCAGCCTGCTCTACGCGAACAACCTGATCGAGGCCCGCGCGTACGGACAGGTGAGCTGCTTTGAGGCAGCCCTCCAGTTCGCTCGGGCGGAGGGCATCGTGCCCGCCCCGGAGACCTCCCACGCGGTGCGGGCGGCCATTGACGAGGCCCTGGCTGCCCGTGAGGCGGGCGAGCCGCGCGTCATCGTCTTCAACTTCAGCGGGCACGGCCACTTCGATCTTTCGGCCTACGACGCGTATCTGCGCGGCGAGTTGGTGGACTACGAGTATCCGGTGGAGCGGGTGCGAGAGGCCCTGGAGCATCTGCCCAAGGTCGAGTGA
- the trxA gene encoding thioredoxin, with translation MAKPVVVTDATFEEEVLQSDIPVLTDFWAEWCGPCKMIAPILEEIAEEYDGKLKVAKLDVDQNPATMTTYGIMSIPTLILFKNGEEVERLIGAMPKARLLSKIKPHLEAGE, from the coding sequence ATGGCTAAGCCGGTCGTTGTAACGGATGCGACTTTCGAGGAAGAGGTATTGCAATCGGACATCCCGGTGCTGACCGACTTCTGGGCAGAATGGTGTGGACCGTGCAAGATGATCGCCCCGATTCTGGAGGAGATCGCGGAGGAATACGACGGTAAGCTGAAGGTCGCCAAGCTGGATGTCGATCAGAATCCGGCGACGATGACGACCTATGGGATCATGAGCATTCCCACGTTGATCCTGTTCAAGAACGGCGAGGAGGTGGAGCGCCTGATCGGCGCCATGCCCAAGGCTCGCCTGCTGAGCAAGATCAAGCCGCATCTGGAGGCAGGCGAATAG
- a CDS encoding DUF1893 domain-containing protein, whose amino-acid sequence MAQAKDLLTGEGAQFVLVKAGRVLAQSRGAGVRPLVEALDRLGEAARGAALADRIVGRAVAVLACQAGLSAVYGECFSEAARQTLETAGVRASWKALVPAILNRDRTDLCPLERLTLAIPDVDEAAMALRAHLRATSSARQGG is encoded by the coding sequence ATGGCGCAGGCCAAAGATCTGTTGACTGGGGAGGGCGCGCAGTTCGTCCTGGTGAAGGCGGGGCGTGTGCTGGCCCAGAGCCGGGGGGCGGGCGTTAGACCCCTGGTGGAGGCGCTGGATCGCCTGGGCGAGGCGGCGCGGGGGGCGGCCCTGGCCGACCGGATCGTGGGGCGGGCGGTGGCCGTCCTGGCATGTCAGGCTGGCCTGAGCGCCGTTTATGGCGAGTGCTTCAGTGAGGCGGCGCGTCAGACATTGGAAACCGCCGGCGTTCGGGCGTCCTGGAAGGCGCTGGTGCCCGCCATCCTCAATCGAGATCGCACGGATTTATGTCCCCTGGAGCGCTTGACCCTCGCGATCCCGGATGTAGACGAGGCCGCTATGGCCTTGCGTGCTCACCTGAGGGCCACATCTTCTGCCCGGCAAGGTGGATAA
- a CDS encoding PHP domain-containing protein, with product MQTHSTCSDGTDTPAELVRKAAQQGLRAIALTDHDSILGVEEALAAGREHGVEVVPALEFSTQQEPERGLIDIDILGYWINPSDPGLRDTLERVMAARREQKIAQIRRLQEHGIEVSVEEVLALAGGVPGRPHIAEVVWRRNPGRFRSKQEIFDQLLSPHSPTYVPRSFSLTVEQAIEVILAAGGLPALAHPGFYTHIQDIKRVIRQLQEAGLRGIEVWYPYRQVHGEEIPAAQAEAMVERFQRLAEELHLLATGGSDYHGQRTPHIRLGECGMTWEDYQALRETARQGI from the coding sequence TTGCAGACCCACTCCACGTGCTCGGATGGGACGGACACGCCGGCCGAATTGGTGCGAAAAGCCGCCCAACAGGGGCTTCGCGCGATCGCCCTGACGGATCACGACTCGATCCTGGGGGTGGAAGAGGCGTTAGCCGCCGGCCGTGAACACGGCGTGGAGGTGGTGCCCGCCCTGGAGTTCAGCACCCAGCAGGAACCGGAACGGGGCCTGATCGACATCGACATCCTGGGCTACTGGATCAATCCCAGCGATCCCGGCCTGCGTGATACGCTGGAACGGGTGATGGCCGCCCGGCGTGAGCAGAAGATCGCGCAGATCAGGCGGCTGCAGGAACACGGGATCGAGGTCTCCGTAGAGGAGGTGCTCGCCCTGGCAGGCGGCGTGCCGGGGCGCCCACACATCGCGGAGGTGGTATGGCGCCGGAATCCAGGGCGCTTTCGATCCAAGCAGGAGATCTTCGACCAGCTCCTCTCTCCTCACAGCCCGACCTACGTTCCCCGATCCTTCTCCCTCACCGTCGAGCAGGCGATCGAGGTCATCCTGGCCGCGGGTGGACTCCCCGCCCTGGCGCATCCCGGCTTCTACACCCACATCCAGGATATCAAACGTGTGATCCGCCAACTGCAGGAGGCAGGCCTGCGAGGCATCGAGGTCTGGTACCCCTATCGGCAGGTGCATGGCGAGGAGATCCCCGCCGCACAGGCCGAGGCCATGGTCGAGCGGTTCCAAAGGCTGGCGGAGGAACTCCATCTGTTGGCCACGGGCGGATCTGACTATCACGGCCAACGCACACCCCACATCCGCCTGGGCGAGTGCGGGATGACATGGGAGGATTATCAGGCGCTGAGAGAGACGGCGAGACAAGGGATATGA
- the nth gene encoding endonuclease III — MTEPERVAEILRRLEEAYPTAQCALHHTNPLELLVATILSAQCTDERVNQVTQELFRKYPTVEDYAFANPEELEQDIRPTGFYRNKARHIQNAARMILERFGGRVPDTMEELLQLPGVARKTANVVLGVAFHKAEGIVVDTHVKRVSRRLGLTREQDPKKIEQDLMRIIPRERWIDFGHQMIWHGRQICQARKPDCPNCPLNDLCPSAEM; from the coding sequence ATGACGGAACCCGAACGCGTGGCGGAGATCTTGCGGCGGCTGGAGGAGGCCTATCCGACCGCCCAATGCGCTCTGCACCACACCAACCCGCTGGAACTCCTCGTGGCCACGATCCTCTCGGCTCAGTGTACGGACGAGCGGGTCAACCAGGTCACCCAGGAGCTCTTCCGGAAATATCCCACGGTCGAGGATTACGCCTTCGCCAACCCGGAGGAGCTGGAGCAGGATATCCGCCCAACGGGCTTCTACCGGAACAAGGCACGGCATATCCAGAACGCGGCCCGGATGATCCTCGAGCGCTTTGGCGGCCGGGTGCCGGACACGATGGAGGAGCTCCTGCAGCTCCCCGGCGTCGCGCGTAAAACGGCCAACGTCGTGCTGGGCGTCGCCTTCCACAAGGCGGAAGGCATCGTCGTGGACACGCACGTCAAACGCGTCTCCCGCAGGCTCGGCCTGACCCGAGAGCAGGATCCGAAGAAGATCGAACAGGACCTCATGCGCATTATCCCTCGCGAGCGATGGATCGACTTCGGCCATCAGATGATCTGGCACGGGCGGCAGATCTGCCAGGCCCGTAAGCCGGACTGTCCGAATTGCCCCCT